A section of the Streptomyces sp. NBC_00178 genome encodes:
- a CDS encoding SigE family RNA polymerase sigma factor produces MTTPVCAGASRAAAASAGHRRYPSFSSYVRARGPVLLRTARSLTANPSDAEDLLQTALTKTYVAWERIEDHRALDGYVRRALVNTRTSQWRKRKVDEFACEELPEKEAPPAPDPAEQQSLHDAMWRAVLKLPDRQRAMVVLRYYEDLSEVQTAEVMGVSVGTVKSAVSRALGKLREDPELTPVR; encoded by the coding sequence ATGACCACGCCAGTCTGTGCCGGTGCCTCCAGGGCGGCCGCCGCATCCGCAGGACACCGCCGCTATCCGTCGTTCTCGTCGTACGTACGGGCGCGGGGGCCCGTGCTGCTGCGCACCGCCCGGTCCCTCACCGCGAACCCGAGCGACGCCGAGGACCTGCTGCAGACCGCCCTCACCAAGACGTACGTCGCCTGGGAGCGGATAGAGGACCACCGGGCCCTCGACGGCTACGTGCGCCGCGCACTGGTGAACACCCGCACGTCGCAGTGGCGCAAGCGCAAGGTCGACGAGTTCGCCTGCGAGGAGCTGCCGGAGAAGGAGGCGCCGCCCGCTCCCGACCCCGCCGAGCAGCAGTCGCTGCACGACGCGATGTGGCGGGCCGTGCTCAAGCTGCCGGACCGCCAGCGCGCCATGGTCGTCCTGAGGTATTACGAGGACCTGAGCGAGGTGCAGACCGCCGAGGTGATGGGGGTGTCCGTCGGCACGGTCAAGAGCGCCGTCTCCAGGGCCCTGGGGAAGCTCCGCGAGGACCCGGAGCTCACCCCCGTACGGTGA
- a CDS encoding SigE family RNA polymerase sigma factor has translation MRVRESGPAEAESAYDFHDFVVARSAVLFRGALVLTGNRDAAEDLVQETLERACRKWRTIAAKDAPEAYVRRIMVNLVNDRWRRFRRTAPHQDSGEPAAPGDQYGQVDTRDQLVRALQGLPTRMRTVVVLRYFHDLPDDEIAADLKISPSTVRSQLARGIDKLRGQFPALSSPSPPQPTEGIR, from the coding sequence ATGAGAGTCCGTGAGTCCGGGCCGGCAGAAGCCGAGTCGGCGTACGACTTCCACGACTTCGTCGTCGCCCGGTCCGCCGTACTGTTCCGCGGGGCCCTCGTCCTGACGGGGAACCGCGACGCCGCGGAGGACTTGGTCCAGGAGACCCTGGAACGGGCCTGCCGCAAGTGGCGCACCATCGCCGCCAAGGACGCTCCCGAGGCCTACGTGCGGCGGATCATGGTGAACCTGGTCAACGACAGGTGGCGGAGGTTCCGTCGCACGGCCCCGCACCAGGACAGCGGCGAACCTGCCGCCCCCGGGGACCAGTACGGACAGGTGGACACGAGGGACCAGCTGGTCCGGGCCCTCCAGGGCCTGCCGACTCGCATGCGGACGGTCGTGGTCCTGCGGTATTTCCACGACCTGCCGGATGACGAGATAGCGGCGGACCTGAAGATCTCGCCCAGCACCGTGCGGTCGCAGCTCGCTCGCGGGATCGACAAGCTCAGAGGTCAGTTCCCCGCACTCTCCAGCCCTTCACCACCGCAGCCGACGGAAGGAATCCGATGA
- a CDS encoding response regulator has translation MSSRPSRGAARLAAILDALPDGLLLVNCNGTVVNANTIALEMFETPGTALVGRGLLDLLPEFDSRLIPGSMRTPDAADEQGRTKPTRMVARRTDSTEYPAEVTSASLDSGQAGYNDIHSSYTGDELLMLVVRDLSGTVDTEAELARSQRQTEMILRAASEGVVGTDTDGRVVLVNPAAAQILGFRASDLGGRELHTLILHSRAEGEPFPYDESPLADTLRSGRKHRVRGQVLWSKSGAQVPVDLTTAPVRDGDQLVGAVMTFTDRRPFEELTQQHTGEVSGLTEQHAAEIAELTEKHRAEVEALNEKHAAETADRTERYASELEDKTERLADLGERHTQLTAVLGESLRGPLEELRGELSALAADPAGQLWPEANQILHHLAAGYARMTTLVDNVLSYQRLDSGTEVLGKQLVLLDSVVTAGIDGAVELIGPGRAQFAVHAPPIEAEVDAGRLVTALAHLVADVAGVDSTGKARLVPGGGYVDSTVVVAAAQRGDVVRIEVRGPFAGGDPVHVPIVRGIVRAHDGVLQTHEMPGMSGSAYVLEVPIGAGAGTIAPVPLPVMEEPAAPGPVTPGPVAPEPTPGPAPESAHELAPAPAPEPAPQPAQGGRRRARRASTDAFLDSAVEGPAPDGDTAAAEPTGRRRARREPSAPQEPQPETDMTPSQQGGGSGRRRGRPSPAEAAAPVQEDRAREALALPPAASAGASEGSVVTSAEGAQGVGGRPQLGQTVPPQGVPNPTSGRTGRQGSAEQAALPALASADAGQGQQSGGRRARRALSAAQERSAAAEPTGPRTPFALPPAAADRVPPMATGSPVVAPPQAVPQTVQAPAPARPDGRPAQPQLRRPGTTRPDVQAPPVGVAPGERHDAVRNEPDADHTPPQPHPLPSGRRRARPAEAPEAQAAPGQPLPVVPPQPDWAQSGTSGQGLAGLVPEDGAETPGDEPWEAPGATAHTTGTAAPADGGTRAPDGLRRPLPAEEPMPSSDSTQGRAFSVRTLGQGVPFAQHLAHQQNQTLGGAGRRRKLTAPPEAEPAAQDAPAPVPPQPAGAQGSTTQGSGSGRLLSAPASEGRSYAIGAPDEGAEGPEPLDGPGGAVEVANRPQPQPVDDEMPPEPLDNPRRLLVWPAPDVSTQQALSDRGYRPVIVHSREEVDAQIAAFPAALFVDPLTGPITRTALQSLRQAAVAAEVPVLVTAGLGQATREAAYGADPAVLLKALAPRDSDQHPPRVLVIEEHEPIALALTETLERRGMQVARASGDNDAVELATRIRPNLVVMDLMQVRRRRAGIIDWLRANGALNHTPLVVYTSAGMDESELPRLASGETVLFLAERSTSDEVQSRIVDLLAKIGTN, from the coding sequence GTGAGCAGCAGGCCATCCCGAGGCGCTGCTCGCCTCGCAGCCATACTCGATGCCCTCCCGGACGGGCTCCTGCTCGTCAACTGCAACGGCACGGTCGTCAACGCCAACACCATCGCCCTCGAGATGTTCGAGACCCCGGGCACCGCGCTCGTGGGACGCGGACTGCTCGACCTGCTTCCGGAGTTCGACTCCAGGCTGATCCCCGGGTCGATGCGCACGCCGGACGCCGCGGACGAGCAGGGCCGGACCAAGCCGACGCGCATGGTCGCCCGCCGGACCGACTCCACCGAGTACCCGGCCGAGGTCACCAGCGCCTCCCTGGACAGCGGGCAGGCTGGCTACAACGACATCCACTCCAGCTACACGGGCGACGAGCTGCTCATGCTCGTCGTACGCGATCTCTCCGGCACCGTCGACACCGAGGCGGAGCTCGCCCGTTCGCAGCGGCAGACCGAGATGATCCTGCGTGCCGCGTCCGAGGGCGTCGTGGGCACGGACACCGACGGCCGGGTCGTCCTGGTCAACCCCGCCGCCGCGCAGATCCTCGGCTTCCGCGCGAGCGACCTCGGCGGCAGGGAACTCCACACGCTGATCCTGCACTCGCGGGCGGAGGGGGAGCCCTTCCCGTACGACGAGTCGCCTCTCGCGGACACCCTGCGGTCCGGCCGCAAGCACCGGGTGCGCGGACAGGTGCTCTGGTCCAAGAGCGGGGCGCAGGTGCCGGTCGACCTGACCACCGCACCCGTACGCGACGGGGACCAGCTGGTCGGCGCCGTCATGACGTTCACCGACCGCAGGCCGTTCGAGGAACTGACGCAGCAGCACACCGGCGAGGTGTCCGGCCTCACGGAACAGCACGCCGCCGAGATCGCCGAGCTCACCGAGAAGCACCGCGCCGAGGTCGAGGCGCTGAACGAGAAGCACGCGGCCGAGACCGCCGACCGCACCGAGCGCTACGCCTCCGAACTCGAGGACAAGACCGAGCGCCTGGCCGATCTCGGCGAGCGTCACACCCAGCTGACCGCCGTCCTGGGCGAGTCGCTGCGGGGCCCCCTGGAGGAGCTGCGGGGCGAGCTCTCGGCGCTCGCGGCCGACCCGGCCGGCCAGCTCTGGCCGGAGGCCAACCAGATCCTGCACCACCTCGCCGCGGGCTACGCGCGTATGACGACGCTCGTCGACAACGTCCTGAGCTACCAGCGGCTGGACAGCGGCACCGAGGTGCTCGGCAAGCAGCTGGTGCTGCTCGACTCCGTGGTGACCGCCGGCATCGACGGCGCGGTCGAGCTGATCGGTCCCGGCCGTGCGCAGTTCGCGGTGCACGCGCCGCCGATCGAGGCCGAGGTCGACGCGGGACGCCTGGTGACGGCGCTCGCCCATCTCGTCGCGGACGTCGCCGGGGTCGACTCCACGGGCAAGGCACGGCTGGTCCCGGGGGGCGGCTACGTCGACTCCACCGTGGTCGTGGCGGCGGCCCAGCGGGGCGATGTGGTCAGGATCGAGGTGCGCGGTCCGTTCGCCGGGGGTGACCCGGTGCACGTGCCGATCGTGCGCGGGATCGTACGGGCGCACGACGGCGTGCTCCAGACGCACGAGATGCCGGGCATGAGCGGCAGTGCCTACGTCCTGGAGGTGCCGATCGGCGCGGGCGCGGGGACGATCGCGCCGGTGCCGCTCCCGGTCATGGAGGAGCCCGCCGCCCCGGGACCCGTGACTCCAGGGCCCGTGGCCCCGGAACCCACGCCCGGTCCGGCCCCGGAATCCGCGCACGAGCTCGCCCCCGCGCCCGCGCCGGAACCCGCACCGCAGCCCGCCCAGGGCGGACGCCGCCGGGCGCGCAGGGCCTCCACGGACGCGTTCCTGGACAGCGCCGTCGAGGGTCCCGCACCGGACGGGGACACCGCGGCCGCGGAGCCCACCGGACGGCGCAGGGCCCGCAGGGAGCCCTCCGCACCGCAGGAGCCGCAGCCCGAGACGGACATGACCCCGTCTCAGCAGGGCGGGGGCTCCGGTCGCAGGCGCGGCCGTCCCAGCCCGGCGGAGGCCGCAGCCCCGGTCCAGGAGGACCGCGCCCGGGAGGCACTGGCCCTCCCCCCGGCCGCGTCGGCGGGCGCCTCGGAGGGGTCCGTGGTGACCTCCGCCGAGGGCGCGCAGGGAGTCGGCGGACGCCCCCAGCTCGGGCAGACCGTGCCGCCGCAGGGCGTGCCGAACCCCACATCCGGCCGGACGGGGCGTCAGGGCTCCGCCGAGCAGGCCGCCCTGCCCGCTCTCGCCTCCGCCGATGCCGGGCAGGGCCAGCAGTCCGGCGGCCGGCGTGCCCGGCGCGCTCTCTCGGCCGCGCAGGAGCGCTCGGCCGCCGCCGAGCCCACAGGGCCGCGTACCCCGTTCGCGCTGCCCCCGGCAGCCGCGGACCGTGTCCCGCCCATGGCGACGGGCAGCCCCGTGGTGGCACCTCCTCAGGCGGTGCCGCAGACCGTGCAGGCCCCCGCACCCGCCCGCCCGGACGGCCGGCCCGCCCAACCGCAGCTGCGCCGCCCCGGGACGACCCGGCCCGACGTGCAGGCTCCGCCCGTGGGCGTCGCGCCGGGCGAGCGCCACGACGCCGTACGGAACGAGCCGGACGCCGATCACACCCCGCCGCAGCCCCACCCCCTGCCGTCCGGCCGCCGCAGGGCACGCCCCGCCGAGGCGCCCGAGGCCCAGGCGGCCCCCGGGCAGCCGCTGCCCGTCGTCCCGCCGCAGCCCGACTGGGCGCAGTCCGGCACGTCCGGTCAGGGCCTGGCGGGGCTGGTGCCCGAGGACGGCGCCGAGACGCCCGGCGACGAGCCGTGGGAAGCCCCGGGCGCCACGGCGCACACGACGGGGACGGCTGCTCCGGCCGACGGCGGCACCCGGGCTCCGGACGGGCTGCGCAGGCCGCTGCCCGCCGAGGAGCCGATGCCGTCGTCCGACTCGACCCAGGGCCGTGCGTTCAGCGTGCGGACACTGGGCCAGGGCGTGCCCTTCGCTCAGCACCTCGCGCACCAGCAGAACCAGACGCTGGGCGGCGCCGGACGCCGGCGCAAGCTCACCGCACCGCCGGAGGCAGAACCCGCCGCGCAGGACGCCCCGGCTCCGGTGCCGCCGCAGCCCGCGGGGGCCCAGGGGAGCACCACGCAGGGTTCGGGTTCCGGCCGTCTGCTGTCCGCTCCGGCGTCCGAGGGCCGTTCGTACGCGATAGGCGCACCCGACGAGGGTGCGGAGGGGCCGGAGCCGCTGGACGGCCCCGGTGGGGCCGTGGAGGTGGCCAACCGGCCGCAGCCGCAACCCGTCGACGACGAGATGCCCCCGGAGCCCCTGGACAATCCGCGCCGGCTGCTCGTCTGGCCCGCGCCCGACGTCTCCACCCAGCAGGCCCTCAGCGACCGGGGATACCGCCCGGTGATCGTGCACTCGCGGGAGGAGGTCGACGCCCAGATCGCGGCGTTCCCCGCCGCGCTGTTCGTCGACCCGCTGACCGGCCCGATCACCCGTACGGCTCTGCAGTCGCTGCGTCAGGCCGCCGTGGCGGCCGAGGTTCCGGTGCTGGTGACGGCAGGCCTGGGGCAGGCCACGAGGGAGGCGGCGTACGGCGCCGACCCGGCGGTACTCCTCAAGGCGCTCGCCCCGCGCGACAGCGACCAGCATCCCCCGCGCGTCCTGGTGATCGAGGAGCACGAGCCGATCGCGCTGGCGCTGACGGAGACGCTGGAGCGGCGCGGCATGCAGGTCGCCCGGGCCTCGGGCGACAACGACGCGGTCGAGCTGGCCACCCGGATCCGGCCGAACCTGGTCGTGATGGACCTCATGCAGGTACGCCGCCGCCGCGCGGGGATCATCGACTGGCTCCGGGCGAACGGCGCGCTGAACCACACCCCGCTGGTCGTCTACACGTCGGCCGGTATGGACGAGTCCGAGCTTCCGAGGCTCGCTTCGGGCGAGACCGTGCTCTTCCTCGCCGAACGTTCGACGAGCGACGAGGTGCAGTCCAGGATCGTGGACCTGCTGGCGAAGATAGGCACGAACTGA
- a CDS encoding long-chain fatty acid--CoA ligase, translating into MLSTMQDVPLTVTRILTHGMTIHGKSQVTTWTGEPEPHRRSFADIGERATRLANALRDELGVDGDQRVATLMWNNAEHVEAYLAIPSMGAVLHTLNLRLPVEQLIWIVDHADDKVVLVNGSLLPLLAPLLPHLPSVEHVVVSGPGDCSVLEGVAPRVHDYEDLIAGRPTTFDWPELDERQAAAMCYTSGTTGDPKGVVYSHRSVYLHSMQVNMAESMGLTDKDTTLVVVPQFHVNAWGLPHATFMTGVNMLMPDRFLQPAPLADMIEKERPTHAAAVPTIWQGLLAEVTAKPRDLSSMASVTIGGAACPPSLMEAYDKLGVRLCHAWGMTETSPLGTMSNPPAGLTEEQEWPYRITQGRFPAGVEARLVGPGGEHLPWDGESAGELEVRGAWIAGAYYGGADGEDLRPEDKFSEDGWLKTGDVGVISADGFLTLTDRAKDVIKSGGEWISSVELENALMAHPDVAEAAVVAVPDDKWGERPLATVVLKEGATADYGALRTFLAQSVAKWQLPERWTVIPAVPKTSVGKFDKKVIRRQYAAGELDVTRL; encoded by the coding sequence GTGCTGAGCACCATGCAGGACGTACCGCTGACTGTCACCCGCATCCTGACCCATGGGATGACCATCCACGGGAAGTCGCAGGTGACGACCTGGACCGGCGAGCCCGAGCCGCACCGGCGCAGTTTCGCCGACATCGGCGAACGCGCCACACGCCTGGCGAACGCTCTGCGCGACGAGCTGGGCGTGGACGGCGACCAGCGCGTCGCGACCCTCATGTGGAACAACGCCGAGCACGTCGAGGCGTATCTGGCGATCCCCTCGATGGGCGCCGTGCTCCACACGCTCAACCTGCGCCTCCCCGTCGAGCAGCTGATCTGGATCGTCGACCACGCCGACGACAAGGTCGTCCTCGTCAACGGTTCGCTGCTGCCGCTGCTCGCACCGCTGCTCCCCCACCTGCCGTCGGTCGAGCACGTGGTGGTCTCCGGGCCCGGCGACTGCTCCGTGCTGGAGGGCGTCGCTCCCCGGGTGCACGACTACGAGGACCTGATCGCCGGGCGGCCCACCACGTTCGACTGGCCGGAGCTGGACGAACGCCAGGCCGCCGCCATGTGCTACACCTCCGGCACCACCGGCGATCCCAAGGGTGTCGTCTACTCCCACCGCTCGGTCTACCTGCACTCGATGCAGGTCAACATGGCCGAGTCGATGGGTCTGACCGACAAGGACACGACCCTGGTCGTCGTGCCCCAGTTCCACGTGAACGCGTGGGGACTGCCGCACGCGACCTTCATGACCGGCGTCAACATGCTCATGCCCGACCGCTTCCTCCAGCCGGCGCCGCTCGCCGACATGATCGAGAAGGAGCGGCCCACGCACGCGGCCGCCGTCCCGACCATCTGGCAGGGGCTGCTCGCCGAGGTCACCGCCAAGCCGCGCGACCTCAGCTCCATGGCCAGCGTCACCATCGGCGGCGCCGCCTGTCCGCCGTCCCTGATGGAGGCGTACGACAAGCTGGGCGTACGGCTCTGCCACGCCTGGGGCATGACGGAGACGTCTCCGCTCGGCACCATGTCCAACCCCCCGGCCGGGCTCACCGAGGAGCAGGAGTGGCCGTACCGCATCACGCAGGGCCGGTTCCCGGCGGGTGTGGAAGCACGTCTGGTCGGTCCGGGCGGGGAACACCTGCCGTGGGACGGCGAGTCCGCGGGTGAGCTGGAGGTCCGCGGTGCCTGGATCGCCGGCGCGTACTACGGCGGCGCGGACGGCGAGGACCTGCGGCCCGAGGACAAGTTCAGCGAGGACGGCTGGCTGAAGACGGGGGACGTCGGCGTGATCAGCGCGGACGGCTTCCTCACGCTCACCGACCGGGCCAAGGACGTCATCAAGTCCGGCGGCGAGTGGATCTCCAGCGTCGAACTGGAGAACGCGCTCATGGCCCACCCGGACGTGGCCGAGGCCGCGGTCGTCGCCGTCCCGGACGACAAGTGGGGCGAGCGGCCCCTCGCGACCGTCGTGCTCAAGGAGGGCGCCACGGCCGACTACGGGGCACTGAGGACGTTCCTCGCCCAGTCCGTCGCCAAGTGGCAGCTGCCCGAGCGCTGGACGGTCATCCCGGCGGTGCCCAAGACGAGCGTGGGCAAGTTCGACAAGAAGGTGATCCGCCGGCAGTACGCGGCCGGCGAGCTGGACGTCACGCGGCTCTGA
- a CDS encoding bifunctional DNA primase/polymerase — protein MAITDRQTATLALAHALSAAERGLPVFPLSATKLPALRSPHHGDVPPVRCRGECGLPGHGVHDATTDPSAVRALFAVAPRATGYGIACGRPPHRLIGIDLDIDTTHGNDSVAALRHLALEHLFTIPATVTVLTPSGGRHLWLTGPPGVTVPNSAGRLAPGIDVRGAGGYLVGPGSVTAHGRYLLATGTAHLAPAPCPSALLHLLRPPPRPHHPTSRNSPARQGQGLVRFVRAAHEGQRNTRLFWAACRAYEHGFGDALADALTDAAVSTGLSAQEARAAIASAARLTTPRRTA, from the coding sequence ATGGCCATCACCGACCGGCAGACCGCCACCCTGGCCCTGGCCCATGCGCTCTCGGCCGCCGAGCGCGGGCTCCCCGTCTTCCCCCTGTCCGCCACCAAGCTCCCCGCCCTGCGTTCCCCGCACCACGGCGACGTCCCGCCCGTGCGCTGCCGGGGGGAATGCGGGCTGCCCGGCCACGGCGTCCACGACGCCACCACCGACCCGTCCGCCGTCCGCGCGCTCTTCGCCGTCGCGCCCCGGGCCACCGGCTACGGCATCGCCTGCGGACGCCCCCCGCACCGCCTCATCGGCATCGACCTGGACATCGACACCACCCACGGCAACGACTCCGTCGCCGCGCTCCGGCACCTGGCACTCGAGCACCTGTTCACCATCCCGGCCACCGTCACGGTGCTCACGCCCAGCGGCGGCCGGCACCTCTGGCTGACGGGCCCCCCGGGCGTCACGGTGCCCAACTCCGCCGGCCGCCTCGCCCCCGGCATCGACGTACGCGGGGCAGGCGGCTACCTGGTCGGGCCGGGCTCGGTGACCGCGCACGGCCGATACCTGCTGGCCACCGGCACCGCCCACCTCGCGCCGGCCCCCTGCCCCAGCGCCCTCCTGCACCTGCTCAGGCCGCCCCCGCGCCCGCACCACCCCACGAGCCGGAACTCCCCCGCCCGACAGGGCCAGGGCCTGGTCCGGTTCGTCCGCGCGGCGCACGAGGGCCAGCGCAACACCCGCCTGTTCTGGGCCGCCTGCCGCGCGTACGAACACGGTTTCGGCGACGCGCTCGCGGACGCCCTCACCGACGCGGCGGTCAGCACGGGCCTCAGCGCGCAGGAGGCGCGTGCGGCGATAGCCTCGGCGGCCCGGCTCACGACACCGCGGCGGACGGCCTGA
- a CDS encoding S1C family serine protease, which translates to MSTENEGNEGTAGPSVPSVPSAPPVPAAAPEGTPQEGPPAPGAPPATPADAPTTQVPAAHQPEAGQASAGHEQYPQYPYTPPAPEHAPSGSGAWPPPAPAIPSYADGGSPPAWGAPAHAAPEHPRKRRAGGLVAAVAVAALVAGGVGGALGYWAADSSDSGSSSGSTTVAASNSPKDFKRAAGTVAGVAARALPSVVTIDAQSGDGEGGTGTGFVYDKEGHILTNNHVVASAADSGQLTATFSNGKKYDAEVVGRAQGYDVAVLKLKNAPDGLTPLALGDSDKVAVGDSTIAIGAPFGLSNTVTTGIISAKHRPVASGDGSSSKNSYMSALQTDASINPGNSGGPLLDAGGAVIGINSAIQSTSGGGVGQSQAGSIGLGFAIPVNQAKNVAEQLIKTGEPVYPVIGATVTMDEKTGGAVISEEGAGGSPAVTPNGPAAQAGLKAGDVITKFDDTVVDSGPTLIGEIWTHKAGDKVTLTYKRDGKTATAEVTLGERKGDS; encoded by the coding sequence GTGAGCACCGAGAACGAGGGCAACGAGGGCACCGCGGGTCCGTCCGTACCGTCTGTTCCGTCCGCACCTCCCGTGCCGGCTGCCGCTCCTGAGGGCACCCCGCAGGAGGGTCCGCCCGCGCCGGGGGCCCCGCCCGCCACGCCCGCGGACGCGCCGACGACGCAGGTTCCGGCCGCGCACCAGCCAGAAGCCGGGCAGGCTTCCGCCGGGCACGAGCAGTACCCGCAGTACCCCTACACCCCGCCGGCACCGGAGCACGCCCCCTCCGGCTCCGGTGCCTGGCCGCCGCCCGCGCCCGCCATCCCCTCGTACGCCGACGGCGGCAGCCCGCCCGCCTGGGGTGCGCCCGCGCACGCGGCGCCCGAGCACCCGCGCAAGCGCCGCGCGGGCGGCCTGGTCGCCGCGGTCGCCGTGGCGGCCCTCGTCGCGGGCGGCGTGGGCGGGGCCCTCGGTTACTGGGCCGCCGACAGCAGCGACTCGGGCTCCTCCTCCGGATCGACCACGGTCGCCGCCTCGAACAGCCCCAAGGACTTCAAGCGCGCCGCGGGCACGGTCGCGGGCGTCGCGGCGCGCGCGCTGCCCAGCGTGGTCACCATCGACGCGCAGTCCGGCGACGGCGAGGGCGGTACGGGCACCGGCTTCGTGTACGACAAGGAGGGCCACATCCTCACCAACAACCACGTGGTGGCCTCCGCGGCGGACAGCGGTCAGCTGACCGCGACCTTCTCCAACGGCAAGAAGTACGACGCCGAGGTGGTCGGCCGCGCCCAGGGCTACGACGTGGCCGTGCTGAAGCTGAAGAACGCCCCGGACGGACTGACTCCGCTGGCCCTGGGCGACTCCGACAAGGTCGCCGTGGGCGACTCCACCATCGCGATCGGCGCACCGTTCGGCCTGTCCAACACGGTCACCACGGGCATCATCAGCGCCAAGCACCGCCCGGTGGCCTCGGGTGACGGGTCCAGCAGCAAGAACTCGTACATGAGCGCCCTGCAGACCGACGCCTCGATCAACCCGGGCAACTCCGGCGGCCCGCTCCTGGACGCGGGCGGCGCGGTGATCGGCATCAACTCCGCCATCCAGTCCACCAGCGGCGGCGGTGTCGGCCAGTCGCAGGCCGGCTCCATCGGCCTCGGCTTCGCCATCCCGGTCAACCAGGCGAAGAACGTCGCCGAGCAGCTGATCAAGACCGGTGAGCCGGTGTACCCGGTGATCGGCGCGACGGTCACGATGGACGAGAAGACCGGCGGCGCCGTCATCTCGGAGGAGGGCGCGGGCGGCAGCCCCGCCGTCACCCCGAACGGCCCGGCGGCCCAGGCGGGCCTCAAGGCCGGCGACGTGATCACCAAGTTCGACGACACGGTGGTCGACAGCGGACCGACCCTGATCGGCGAGATCTGGACCCACAAGGCCGGCGACAAGGTGACGCTCACCTACAAGCGCGACGGAAAGACGGCGACGGCCGAAGTCACCCTGGGCGAGCGCAAGGGCGACAGCTGA
- a CDS encoding SSI family serine proteinase inhibitor has translation MLRRLTLTAVVSVAALTAATPLASAAAPLVPLPPLPILQGDWPAADTQTKLTVTVSESGNPAADGVFELECDPAGGSHPAAQRACDLLDEAAESGDNPFTATDRNAMCTQQMGGPAAARVEGTWQGQKVDARFSRANGCEISRWNALVPVLPSAR, from the coding sequence ATGCTGCGCCGTCTCACCCTCACCGCCGTCGTGTCCGTCGCCGCGCTGACCGCCGCCACTCCCCTCGCCAGCGCCGCGGCCCCCTTGGTGCCCCTGCCCCCTCTCCCCATCCTTCAGGGGGACTGGCCGGCCGCGGACACGCAGACCAAGCTCACGGTCACGGTCTCCGAATCCGGCAACCCCGCGGCCGACGGTGTCTTCGAGCTGGAGTGCGACCCCGCGGGCGGAAGCCACCCCGCCGCGCAGCGGGCCTGCGACCTGCTGGACGAGGCGGCGGAGTCGGGCGACAACCCCTTCACCGCCACGGACCGCAACGCGATGTGCACCCAGCAGATGGGCGGACCCGCCGCCGCCCGGGTCGAGGGGACCTGGCAGGGGCAGAAGGTGGACGCCCGCTTCAGCCGCGCCAACGGATGCGAGATCTCCCGCTGGAACGCCCTCGTGCCGGTGCTCCCGTCGGCCAGGTGA
- a CDS encoding GNAT family N-acetyltransferase, with product MFFRWHWLRPQLTAPIVPTLGPVHPDALTVGIFEGVLRAAYTGGFLPYDKDRRWGGEKDEQVLREDVVHQPERTLIPTLTRRGRGTLKVFAYGLPDGVVDEAAELAAKLAAGYGVAGARVVRPLGPETTYPRGTRIQLKDFTTGSCPAPDGPVRPITAWPTAAQETFAPFAEAMAGDGLSFLHAQMQAGRCGPVLAAAIEDRIVGAIGPMEIQPDAIGRPQLMPQYFAVLPEARGQGLGRVLWRAAMHWGQSHGAAYQLLQTEIGGPSDQLCQAEGLTSLGFTYAMSA from the coding sequence ATGTTCTTCCGCTGGCACTGGCTCCGGCCCCAACTGACCGCGCCGATCGTGCCGACTCTCGGTCCTGTCCACCCCGACGCCCTGACCGTCGGAATCTTTGAGGGCGTCCTGCGAGCGGCCTACACCGGTGGCTTCCTGCCCTACGACAAGGACCGGCGCTGGGGCGGCGAGAAGGACGAGCAAGTCCTTCGCGAGGACGTGGTGCATCAGCCTGAGCGCACCCTCATCCCCACCCTGACCCGGCGCGGACGCGGCACTCTGAAGGTCTTCGCCTACGGGCTCCCCGACGGCGTCGTGGATGAGGCCGCAGAGCTAGCCGCGAAGCTCGCCGCCGGGTACGGCGTGGCAGGCGCCCGGGTCGTACGCCCCCTCGGCCCCGAGACCACGTATCCGCGCGGCACCCGCATCCAGCTGAAGGATTTCACCACCGGCTCCTGCCCCGCCCCCGATGGCCCGGTCCGGCCCATCACCGCCTGGCCGACCGCCGCGCAGGAGACCTTCGCCCCGTTCGCCGAGGCCATGGCCGGCGACGGCCTGTCCTTCCTCCACGCCCAGATGCAGGCCGGCCGATGCGGCCCGGTTCTCGCCGCCGCAATCGAGGACCGCATCGTGGGCGCGATCGGCCCCATGGAGATCCAGCCCGACGCCATTGGACGCCCCCAGCTCATGCCCCAGTACTTCGCCGTCCTCCCCGAGGCCCGAGGCCAGGGCCTGGGACGCGTCCTGTGGCGGGCAGCCATGCACTGGGGCCAGTCCCACGGCGCCGCCTACCAACTCCTCCAGACCGAGATCGGCGGACCCTCCGACCAGCTGTGCCAGGCCGAAGGACTCACCTCCCTCGGCTTCACCTACGCCATGTCCGCGTAG